Proteins encoded by one window of Cloeon dipterum chromosome 2, ieCloDipt1.1, whole genome shotgun sequence:
- the LOC135936618 gene encoding prolyl endopeptidase-like, with protein MAFKYPVARRNESVVDDFHGTKILDPYRWLEDPDSPECKKFVEKQNAITQPYLENFYYREEIKNRLTQLMNFPRYSCPSRHGDRYYFYKNSGFQNQGVLYVQDDLHDEASVFFDPNELSEDGTVALNRTKFSEDGKTMCYCLSKSGSDWITIHFRDTETGWDYPEVLEKVKSSPLAWSHDNKGIFYAMYPEQQGKADGSETDSTLNQKLCYHRLNTPQSEDVLVAEFPDEPRFRIGACVSHCGNFLIVLPAKECKDNLVFFAEIGSLPDGPQGLLPLTQIVHKLDSDYWYVTNVGSKFIFWTNKDAPNYRLVSIDLENPSMDQWRTLVAEHPKDVLDWAVLSNKDKLVVHYIHDVTSVLQIRDLATGNLIKKLSLDLGKVSSVSENRKYPELFFSFSSFLTPGEFYMCDMSKPVIRPELYRKTKLKDFNASSYMKEQVFFSSKDGTKVPMFIVRKKGLKKDGSSPCLMYGYGGFNVSLLPCFSVMRLVFLQHFDGVIVYANIRGGGEYGESWHNAGRLLNKQNGLDDFQAAAEYLIWEGYTSSPRLTIQGRTNGGLLVAACINQRPELFGAAIAEVGVLDLLRFHKFTMGHAWVSDYGSPDDPYHFPNLLAISPLHNIKVPPKEVVPRQYPATLLLTANHDDRVVPLHSLKFIAQLQHTLRNHPAQTNPLLIRVDTKAGHGGGKSIAKRIAEHTDILSFIGRSLNIQCVF; from the exons ATGGCCTTCAAATACCCGGTTGCCAGGAGGAACGAGAGCGTCGTGGACGATTTCCACGGCACCAAGATCTTGGACCCCTACCGTTGGCTCGAGGATCCCGACTCGCCCGAGTGCAAGAAGTTCGTGGAAAAGCAGAATGCCATTACCCAGCCGTACCTGGAAAACTTCTATTACAGGGAGGAAATCAAGAACCGCCTCACGCAGCTCATGAATTTTCCAAGATACTCGTGTCCCTCGCGGCATGGCGACCGCTACTACTTCTACAAAAACTCCGGCTTCCAGAATCAGGG cgtGCTGTACGTGCAGGATGATTTACACGACGAGGCCTCCGTGTTTTTCGACCCTAACGAGCTGTCCGAGGATGGCACAGTGGCGCTGAATCGAACCAAGTTTTCCGAGGACGGCAAAACCATGTGCTACTGCCTGAGCAAAAGCGGCTCAGACTGGATCACCATCCACTTTAGAGACACCGAAACag GGTGGGATTATCCGGAGGTGCTGGAAAAGGTCAAATCTTCCCCGTTGGCGTGGTCGCATGACAACAAAGGAATTTTCTATGCC atGTATCCGGAACAGCAGGGAAAAGCAGACGGCTCCGAGACAGATTCGACGTTGAACCAAAAGCTGTGCTACCACAGGCTCAACACCCCACAGTCGGAGGACGTTTTGGTCGCCGAGTTCCCCGACGAGCCGCGTTTCAGAAT agGTGCTTGTGTGAGCCACTGCGGCAATTTCCTGATCGTCTTGCCAGCGAAGGAATGCAAGGATAATTTGGTGTTTTTTGCCGAGATCGGCTCTCTGCCTGATGGACCTCAAGGACTGCTGCCTCTAACCCAAATCGTGCACAAATTGGACTCGGACTATTGG TACGTGACAAACGTGGGGTCCAAGTTCATCTTCTGGACAAACAAGGACGCGCCCAACTACCGTTTGGTCAGCATCGACCTGGAAAATCCAAGCATGGACCAGTGGAGGACCCTGGTGGCTGAGCACCCAAAGGACGTGCTTGACTGGGCCGTCCTCTCGAACAAAGACAAACTCGTCGTTCACTACATCCACGACGTCACG AGTGTGCTGCAAATCCGAGATTTAGCCACCGGAAATCTGATCAAGAAGCTTTCCTTGGACCTCGGCAAGGTGTCCAGCGTGTCGGAAAATAGAAAGTACCCTGAGTTATTTTTCAGCTTCTCCTCGTTCCTCACGCCGGGGGAGTTTTACATGTGTGACATGTCAAAGCCTGTCATTAGGCCTGAG ctGTACAGAAAAACCAAGCTGAAGGACTTCAACGCCTCGTCCTACATGAAGGAGCAGGTGTTCTTCTCGAGCAAGGACGGCACCAAGGTGCCCATGTTCATCGTGCGCAAGAAGGGCTTGAAGAAGGACGGCAGCAGTCCATGCTTGATGTATGGATACGGCGGCTTCAACGTCAGCCTGCTGCCCTGCTTCAGCGTCATGAGACTGGTCTTCTTGCAGCATTTCGACGGAGTCATCGTCTATGCCAACATCAGAGGCGGAGG AGAGTACGGTGAGTCGTGGCACAACGCTGGCCGACTGTTGAACAAGCAGAACGGTCTGGACGACTTCCAGGCCGCGGCCGAGTACCTGATCTGGGAGGGCTACACGAGCAGCCCCCGTCTGACGATCCAGGGCCGCACAAACGGCGGCCTGCTGGTGGCGGCGTGCATCAACCAGAGGCCGGAGCTCTTCGGCGCCGCCATCGCAGAGGTCGGCGTCCTCGACTTGCTTCGCTTCCACAAGTTCACAATGGGCCACGCGTGGGTGTCCGACTACGGCAGCCCTGACGACCCTTATCATTTCCCCAACCTGCTGGCCATCTCGCCACTGCACAACATCAAGGTGCCGCCGAAAGAAGTCGTTCCGAGGCAGTATCCGGCCACGCTGCTTCTCACCGCAAACCATGATGACCGCGTCGTGCCCCTCCACTCTCTCAAGTTCATCGCCCAGCTGCAGCACACCCTGCGCAACCACCCTGCCCAG ACGAATCCGCTGCTCATCAGGGTAGACACCAAGGCTGGACATGGCGGCGGCAAATCCATTGCTAAACGG ATTGCAGAGCACACGGACATTCTCTCATTCATCGGGCGTTCTCTGAACATCCAGTGCGTCTTCTAA
- the LOC135935913 gene encoding protein yellow-like, with amino-acid sequence MTPFSVAIFLLGLSSLAAATNFTQVFEWKELDFEWPSEASRAKALEDGTYDPAKIYPRYIAVHGSRIFLSLKESISIPATLVSLPTSSASSAPPKLTPFPSLDLHLNESGNCEKINRAEGLQVDSVGRLWVLDQGLSASNCSAKLWIFNLNNNETELIHRFSFTDQMHDLVIDETPNGTFAYIARWSEPHIVVFNLERNESWIVDTPGVEVVSIAMSPKEERRQLYLEELYKDELFSISVAALRNGTRTAEPELIGKWKGTPYRMLVDNHGTLHAAILSEDYASSWNTSQPFKEQRFYEVADLDYIWPFTFTLDQIGTLWMTVFDNTKTPRFRILKASPEWPKSNTA; translated from the exons ATGACTCCATTTTCCGTCGCCATATTCTTGCTGGGCCTTTCATCGCTGGCCGCCGCCACCAACTTCACCCAAGTCTTCGAATGGAAAGAATTGGACTTCGAGTGGCCGTCAGAGGCGAGCAGGGCAAAGGCCTTAGAGGACGGAACTTACGACCCGGCGAAAATTTATCCTCGTTACATTGCTGTCCACGGTTCAAGAATCTTCCTCAGCCTTAAGGAATCGATTAGCATTCCGGCGACTCTGGTGTCTctgccgacgagcagcgccTCCTCCGCACCTCCGAAGCTCACCCCTTTCCCTTCGTTGGACTTGCATCTGAAT GAATCGGGAAACTGCGAAAAGATCAACCGGGCAGAAGGGCTGCAAGTGGACTCCGTTGGCAGGTTGTGGGTGCTCGATCAGGGACTCTCTGCTTCCAATTGCAGTGCCAAACTATGGATTTTCAACTTAAACAACAACGAAACCGAACTGATTCATCGATTTTCCTTCACTGACCAGATGCACGACTTGGTGATCGACGAAACACCCAACGGAACCTTCGCCTACATCGCGCGGTGGAGTGAACCACACATCGTCGTGTTTAATTTGGAGAGGAATGAATCTTGGATCGTGGACACGCCAGGAGTCGAGGTTGTGTCCATCGCCATGTCCCCTAAGGAGGAACGGAGACAGCTCTACCTCGAAGAGCTGTACAAGGAtgaattgttttcaattagtGTCGCCGCACTCCGCAACGGAACTCGAACAGCAGAACCGGAACTAATCGGAAAGTGGAAAGGAACACCATATAGAATGCTGGTGGACAACCACGGGACCTTGCATGCCGCCATTTTGTCGGAGGATTACGCTTCATCTTGGAACACATCCCAGCCTTTTAAGGAGCAACGTTTTTATGAG GTCGCTGATCTGGATTATATTTGGCCGTTTACTTTTACCTTGGACCAAATTGGAACTCTTTGGATGACAGTGTTTGATAACACAAAAACGCCAAGATTCAGGATTTTAAAGGCCTCGCCAG aatgGCCCAAGAGTAATACTGCCTAA
- the LOC135936452 gene encoding uncharacterized protein LOC135936452 has protein sequence MTCCSLGLKPLAVTNDLWDHFKKANNSVQNLVYWSAMNRNGCPLHFENFLHNLSATSLNSIHGIRKGGSCVAVSFREKVNIEIDPAIVFKTTACASKLLLGCEETEKTFEIREDTISNCDLPECTGLPDCVMEHDFFLKRPFRVLLAPWRFGNWHSCCDNSILELHDEYGTWDEAYKRCCSLGMDLLSVHNSAKQYCLGNPYKNSNSNEKGYLPFRTEAWTAGRDIDSCRGQLRWCTSYLNDYLKNDLTWKKGHDPRFANNSCVYIDFGDPVEPSLALADCSEKKQIICEAPMGVGFKSQMHYHSCRRNFRVKESDAVKMWNTGDLSRTSYAAKKMIQCLAEHIGLVYNSTKINLHVYLKLLSRMMHPINAELEKKMDTNRIKWNRFSKHLNGEKNRILDDAFGDESRDGQYSVHFDFATEMMNKLYECREINITNEETFAFDFLVCLLQTKTLDAATGKSTVLTLNESV, from the exons ATGACATGCTGCAGTCTGGGCCTCAAACCTTTAGCTGTGACGAACGATCTTTGGGACCATTTCAAGAAAGCGAATAACT CCGTGCAGAATTTGGTTTACTGGTCGGCAATGAATCGAAATGGATGTCCTCTTCACTTCGAAAACTTCCTCCACAACTTATCAGCAACGTCCCTAAATAGTATACATGGAATCAGGAAAGGAGGGTCTTGCGTGGCCGTTTCGTTTCGAGAAAAAGTCAACATTGAGATTGACCCTGCTATAGTATTTAAGACCACCGCCTGCGCATCCAAACTGCTGTTGGGCTGCGAAGAAACGGAAAAGACCTTCGAAATCAgg GAGGACACAATAAGCAACTGCGACCTTCCAGAGTGCACAGGGCTACCCGATTGCGTAATGGAA CATGATTTTTTCCTAAAGCGACCCTTTCGAGTCTTGCTTG cACCCTGGCGTTTCGGCAATTGGCATTCATGTTGCGACAACAGCATCCTTGAGTTGCATGATGAATAT GGCACTTGGGACGAGGCTTACAAACGGTGCTGCTCCCTTGGAATGGACCTCCTCTCAGTCCACAATTCAGCCAAGCAATACTGCTTGGGCAATCCTTACA aaaatagCAATTCGAATGAGAAAGGGTATCTGCCATTCCGAACAGAAGCCTGGACGGCGGGGCGGGACATCGATTCTTGTCGCGGACAATTGCGATGGTGCACCAGCTACCTGAACGACTACCTGAAAAATGACCTGACGTGGAAAAAGGGCCATGATCCGAGATTTGCGAACAACTCGTGCGTCTACATCGATTTTGGGGATCCAGTTGAGCCTAGTCTGGCGTTGGCCGACTGCTCGGAAAAGAAACAGATCATCTGCGAG GCGCCCATgggagttggattcaaatcgCAGATGCACTATCACTCTTGCAGGAGAAATTTCAGAGTTAAAGAAa GCGATGCTGTGAAAATGTGGAACACTGGCGATTTGAGCAGAACCAGTTACGCAGCTAAA AAAATGATTCAATGCCTAGCAGAGCACATAGGACTG GTGTACAACTCAACCAAAATCAACTTGCACGTTTACCTGAAATTGTTGTCAAGAATGATGCATCCCat taACGCTgaattggagaaaaaaatggacaCCAACCGAATAAAGTGGAACAGGTTTTCCAAACATCTTAACGGTGAGAAGAACAGAATCTTAGACGATGCGTTTGGTGATGAATCAAGGGACGGCCAATACTCGGTCCACTTTGATTTTGCTACTGAAATGATGAACAAACTCTACGAATGCAGAGAAATCAATA TAACGAATGAGGAAACGTTTGCGTTTGACTTCCTGGTGTGTCTCCTTCAGACCAAAACGTTGGACGCAGCTACTGGAAAATCTACAGTTTTAACTTTGAA CGAGTCAGTGTGA
- the LOC135937289 gene encoding protein yellow-like, whose product MSPFFCAIFLLDLSSLAICTGADNFSQIFEWNELDYVWPSEANRTEVLQNRTFIPDNVEPRYMAVYGTRIFLSLFKYNNIPVTLVVLPTSSASSAAPKLTPFPSWDMNGNGDCNKIEVAKGLQVDSVGRLWVLDSGSDKCNDKIWTIDLINNDQTKLIHRFSFRYFMHDLVLDETPHGTFAYILHKRDVNIVVFSLERNQSWTVDTPGIVFYSIALSPKEEPRHLYLGDWRSKELYSIRSTATLRNGTRTANPELIGKWTALPCRILVDNNGNMLAAFFRANYVHYWNTSQPFEEQPFYEDTGLESSCPFTFALDQNGTLWMISLNYKGKPRYRLLKAAVGAKSLKASPELSVILICSIVFCVILPSLVILWLILRHRRNNNSLPSNTNETQEMSVFPNEPPEYHEVQYGDSGGAAEYENVGAEEGLYDEVKYDQVGATPPSPGLYEQPICLSPRSARRVKAMPERPRTFENFGEAPLAPVENDDVGPPEPEPLYDEVAPDYSTPRFDDTSSESAQYLKILP is encoded by the exons ATGTCTCCGTTCTTTTGCGCCATTTTCTTGCTCGACCTCTCATCGCTGGCCATATGCACCGGAGCCGATAACTTCAGTCAAATCTTCGAGTGGAATGAATTGGATTACGTGTGGCCCTCCGAGGCAAACAGGACAGAAGTCTTGCAAAATAGAACTTTCATACCAGACAATGTTGAACCTCGATACATGGCTGTCTACGGAACaaggatcttcctcagcctatttaaatataataacatTCCTGTCACTCTGGTTGTcttgccgacgagcagcgcgtcctCTGCAGCCCCGAAGCTCACTCCATTCCCTTCGTGGGACATGAAT GGGAATGGAgactgcaacaaaattgaagtTGCAAAAGGGCTGCAAGTGGATTCCGTTGGAAGACTGTGGGTGTTGGACAGTGGTAGCGACAAATGCAATGACAAAATATGGACCATCGATTTAATCAACAACGATCAAACCAAACTAATTCatcgattttcttttcgcTATTTTATGCACGACTTGGTGCTGGATGAAACGCCACACGGAACCTTCGCCTACATCTTGCATAAGCGTGATGTCAACATTGTCGTGTTTAGTCTGGAAAGAAACCAGTCTTGGACAGTGGACACGCCAGGAATCGTGTTTTATTCCATTGCACTGTCCCCTAAGGAGGAACCAAGACATCTTTACCTTGGCGATTGGCGCTCGAAAGAGCTGTATTCAATTCGTTCCACTGCCACACTCCGCAACGGAACTAGAACTGCTAATCCGGAACTAATCGGAAAATGGACTGCACTGCCATGCAGAATTCTGGTGGACAACAACGGGAATATGTTAGCTGCCTTTTTTAGGGCGAATTACGTACACTACTGGAACACATCCCAGCCATTTGAGGAGCAGCCTTTTTATGAG GACACTGGTCTGGAATCCTCTTGCCCCTTTACTTTTGCCCTGGACCAAAATGGAACCCTTTGGATGATTTCGTTAAACTACAAAGGAAAGCCAAGATACAGGCTTTTGAAGGCTGCAGTCGGAGCCAAATCTCTCAAAGCCTCGCCAG AACTATCCGTCATTCTGATCTGCTCCATCGTGTTCTGCGTAATCCTGCCGAGTCTGGTCATTCTTTGGCTCATCCTGAGACACAGGAGGAACAATAATTCCCTTCCATCAAACACCAACGAGACCCAGGAAATGTCCGTCTTTCCCAACGAGCCACCCGAGTACCACGAAGTCCAATATGGAGATTCGGGAGGCGCCGCCGAGTACGAAAACGTCGGCGCCGAGGAAGGACTGTACGATGAAGTCAAATACGACCAGGTTGgtgccacgcccccttctCCTGGTCTCTACGAGCAGCCGATATGTCTCAGCCCGCGATCGGCGAGAAGAGTGAAAGCGATGCCTGAGAGGCCGCGGACTTTCGAGAATTTTGGAGAGGCGCCTCTTGCTCCAGTCGAAAACGACGACGTCGGCCCTCCTGAACCGGAACCTCTCTACGATGAAGTTGCACCGGATTACTCCACACCACGTTTCGATGACACTTCTTCTGAATCGGCGCAGTACCTGAAAATCCTGCCATGA
- the LOC135935990 gene encoding major royal jelly protein 1-like, translated as MTPFFVAILLLGLSSMATATNLFSQVFEWPDGLDYEWPSEANRTQEDETLEPDDIVPLYMAAYGPKIFLSLKKYGNIPMSLVSLPTRSASSAPPKLTPFPSWDMHENENWEKCNKIEEAKGLEVDSIGRLWVLDEASSKSNCRAKLWIFDLNSNKTELVHHFYFHDPIHDLVLDETPNGTFAYISRQSKQHIVVFSLEQNESWKVNTSGLAVSSIALSPKNQEPRTLYLSEYESSELYSISVAALRNGTRTANPELIGNWTAKQSYRMLLDNHGTMYAAFQWENYTSSWNSSQPFQEQRFYEAADLLPFYWQFTFSLGQSGSLWMMVFDEYSNPRYALLKAEIGAKSYIFEDLPEESILWHLFGIILSGSIVFSVVIFWRNLRQKRINSLSRIITKELTKYRTTSPTMTFIPRPLSPDLNIRAAEKSKLGTDD; from the exons ATGACGCCATTCTTCGTCGCCATTTTGTTGCTCGGCCTTTCGTCCATGGCCACCGCCACGAACTTATTCTCTCAGGTCTTCGAATGGCCCGATGGAttggactacgagtggcccTCTGAGGCAAACAGGACACAGGAAGATGAAACTTTGGAACCAGATGATATTGTGCCTCTTTACATGGCAGCATACGGACCAAAGATCTTCCTCAGTCTTAAGAAATATGGTAATATCCCGATGAGTCTGGTGTCTCTGCCGACGAGAAGTGCGTCCTCCGCACCTCCGAAACTCACTCCATTCCCTTCGTGGGACATGCAT gaaaatgaaaactgggaaaagtgcaacaaaattgaagaagccaAAGGGCTGGAAGTGGACTCCATTGGCAGGCTGTGGGTGCTCGATGAGGCCAGCTCCAAATCCAATTGCAGAGCCAAACTATGgatttttgatttaaactcCAATAAAACCGAACTCGTTCATCATTTCTATTTTCACGACCCGATACACGACTTGGTGCTGGACGAAACGCCAAACGGAACCTTCGCCTACATCTCGCGTCAGAGTAAACAACACATtgtcgtgtttagtttggagCAAAATGAATCTTGGAAGGTGAACACGTCAGGACTCGCGGTTTCGTCCATTGCCCTATCCCCTAAGAATCAGGAACCGAGAACGCTCTACCTCAGCGAATACGAATCCAGTGAACTGTATTCAATTTCCGTCGCCGCTCTCCGCAACGGAACTCGAACTGCAAATCCGGAACTAATCGGAAACTGGACTGCAAAGCAATCGTATAGAATGCTATTGGACAACCACGGGACAATGTATGCCGCCTTTCAGTGGGAAAACTACACATCTTCTTGGAACTCTTCCCAGCCATTTCAGGAGCAGCGTTTTTATGAG GCCGCTGATCTTCTTCCATTTTATTGGCAATTCACTTTTTCCTTGGGCCAAAGTGGATCTCTCTGGATGATGGTGTTTGATGAATATAGTAATCCAAGATACGCGCTCTTGAAGGCTGAAATAGGAGCAAAGTCATACATCTTCGAGGATCTGCCTG AAGAATCCATTTTGTGGCACCTGTTTGGCATCATTCTGTCCGGCTCCATCGTATTTAGTGTGGTCATTTTTTGGCGCAACCTGAGACAGAAGAGGATCAATTCCCTTTCCCGAATCATCACTAAAGAGCTCACCAAATACCGCACCACGAGTCCCACAATGACGTTTATTCCACGCCCACTCTCTCCTGATCTCAATATAAGAGCAGCCGAAAAATCCAAGCTTGGAACCGACGATTAG
- the LOC135935998 gene encoding uncharacterized protein LOC135935998, which yields MVVVKRLLFRVLLLLSLLVIVAEVWGATTRRKKSTTTTPKKRIRKSTTRTTVKSTTTSPKTESPIYQFCRNYNRIKKKVHDTAQSEDFIIGTRDFITEIFDDRDRQHGSFYQRGRKQLKFHFESFYKVEYDRAVEACLYRKLHLLALDTADEIDDFYFYWRGEIVGYEDREFLWTSAAPCSKSDPLNKATNSCSSVTWCPNNVETRLNYTLNLSNFTRPYCIIFRTTGKKFEPMDCSFKSIFSCESACSRPILPPKNECQKDVNGN from the exons ATGGTTGTGGTGAAAAGGCTCCTTTTTCGAGTCCTGCTTCTGCTCTCCCTCCTTGTAATCGTTGCAG AGGTTTGGGGTGCAACCACTCGCAGGAAGAAATCAACCACCACAACCCCGAAAAAAAGGATCAGGAAATCAACAACTAGAACAACAGTCAAGTCAACGACCACCAGTCCGAAAACCGAGAGTCcgatttatcaattttgcagAAACTACAATCGAATAAAAAAG aaAGTGCACGACACGGCACAAAGTGAAG ATTTCATCATAGGAACACGTG ATTTCATAACCGAAATATTTGACGATCGAGACAGGCAGCACGGATCATTCTATCAAAGGGGCAGAAAAcagttgaaatttcattttgaaagctTTTACAAA GTTGAGTACGACAGAGCAGTGGAGGCGTGTTTGTACCGGAAACTGCACCTGCTGGCGCTCGACACGGCCGACGAAAtcgatgatttttatttttactggagGGGAGAAATAGTTGGATATG AGGACAGAGAGTTTTTGTGGACGAGTGCAGCGCCGTGTTCGAAAAGCGATCCGCTGAACAAAGCCACGAATTCATGCTCCAGCGTCACCTGGTGTCCAAACAACGTGGAAACTCGACTTAACTACACGTTGAATTTAAGCAACTTTACTCGGCCCtactgcattatttttagaacCACGGGGAAAAAATTCGAACCGATGGATTGCTcctttaaatctattttttcgTGCGAG TCAGCGTGCTCGAGGCCCATTTTACCGCCAAAGAATGAGTGCCAGAAAGAtgtaaatggaaattaa